In Portunus trituberculatus isolate SZX2019 chromosome 46, ASM1759143v1, whole genome shotgun sequence, a single window of DNA contains:
- the LOC123520185 gene encoding DNA/RNA-binding protein KIN17-like produces the protein MGKAEKGTPKDLANRMKAKGLQKLRWYCQMCQKQCRDENGFKCHTMSESHQRQLLLFADNPESFLDSFSEEFLEGYLGLLKRRFGTKRVHANNVYQEYIQDRDHVHMNATQWETLTDFVKWLGREGHCVVDETEKGWYVTYIDRDPETLRRQAAAQRRQKAERGQEERMQDFIQRQIELGRAKDPVDKLQGDEAAAALQREDGATISLTLKAGPARPRLSGLEGGNALKIVSGKQAEKVKKDTKKRTALDEIMEEEMKGKKSREESTTLGKEKSNSSTEETRDLPWVIEDIIVKVVTKDLGSKYYKQKGIVKEVVGKYAAIVRLLDCNTKLKLDQTHLETVIPSVGRAVLVVAGPRRGSQAMLHSIQEESFSATLDFEGQLVPGIPYEQFSKLVPS, from the coding sequence ATGGGGAAAGCTGAAAAAGGAACTCCTAAGGACCTGGCCAATCGTATGAAAGCCAAGGGGCTCCAGAAATTGCGTTGGTACTGCCAGATGTGTCAGAAGCAGTGCCGTGATGAGAATGGCTTTAAGTGTCACACCATGTCAGAGAGTCACCAGCGACAACTGCTTCTATTTGCTGATAACCCTGAATCTTTCTTGGACAGTTTTTCAGAGGAGTTTCTAGAGGGGTATCTGGGACTGCTGAAGCGAAGGTTTGGTACAAAACGTGTACATGCGAACAATGTCTACCAGGAATATATTCAGGATCGTGATCATGTTCATATGAATGCAACACAGTGGGAAACACTCACAGATTTTGTGAAGTGGCTGGGACGAGAGGGTCACTGTGTTGTGGATGAGACAGAAAAGGGTTGGTATGTGACCTACATTGACAGAGACCCAGAGACCCTCAGGAGACAGGCAGCAGCTCAACGGCGTCAAAAAGCAGAGCGTGGACAGGAGGAGCGTATGCAAGATTTCATTCAACGTCAGATTGAACTTGGACGTGCTAAGGATCCTGTGGACAAGTTGCAAGGTgatgaggcagcagcagcactccAACGTGAAGATGGTGCCACTATCAGCTTGACTCTTAAAGCTGGCCCTGCACGACCTCGCCTCTCTGGCCTGGAGGGTGGCAATGCTTTGAAAATTGTTTCAGGAAAGCAAGCAGAAAAGGTCAAGAAGGACACAAAAAAGCGCACTGCTCTTGATGAAAttatggaagaagaaatgaaaggcaaGAAATCGCGTGAAGAGAGCACCAcactaggaaaagaaaagtcaaaTAGTTCTACTGAGGAAACAAGAGACCTTCCTTGGGtcattgaggatatcatagtGAAGGTTGTAACAAAAGACCTTGGATCAAAATATTATAAACAAAAAGGGATAGTGAAAGAGGTAGTTGGAAAATATGCTGCCATTGTTCGACTCTTGGACTGCAATACAAAGCTAAAGTTGGACCAGACACACTTAGAAACTGTGATTCCATCAGTTGGGCGGGCGGTATTGGTGGTTGCTGGCCCTCGGCGTGGATCTCAAGCTATGCTCCACAGCATACAAGAAGAAAGTTTCAGTGCAACATTAGACTTTGAAGGCCAGTTAGTGCCTGGTATTCCATATGAGCAATTTAGCAAGTTGGTGCCATCCTAG
- the LOC123520184 gene encoding queuine tRNA-ribosyltransferase catalytic subunit 1-like isoform X2, producing MKGLLPQQVKDTGAGLILGNTYHLGTQPGKENLTQLGGLHKFMNWDQALLTDSGGFQMVSLLKLAEITEEGVKFRSPYDGSECLLTPEESIAIQNAIGADIMMQLDDVVNVVEKDYKRFEVATHRTTRWLDRCIAANKNRTTQNLFPIVQGGLFPDLREISLQQLIARDAPGYAIGGLSGGEDKDKFWPVVLQCTEQLPHHKPRYCMGVGMAVDLVVCCALGVDMFDCVFPTRTARFGCALVDYGQINLKNKEFSGDLRPIDEACDCSTCKSYSRAYINTIVTREPVACHLLSVHNIAYQMRLMRQIRESIKNGQFEEFVREFVEKYYKGQECPKWVTDALAAVNIHLHHKKICRKNPKDETNTSDEVWNDEDDEPMDERRQGMATRVEGVTGLQSGFEHLNLTGYREAILGDFEQSEELGRCNGFQSGFVADPKINPSLALARMEGQLMALSHKTSQREEEAQAAEMEQVLKQVKTLADLCYSTPLTPVKQPSALSPHQQPCQGKVDSNTLRKLQDRIDQLYSACGWTVPDLP from the exons ATGAAAGGACTTCTCCCCCAGCAAGTGAAGGATACAGGAGCTGGCCTTATTCTTGGCAACACTTATCACCTGGGAACCCAACCA GGCAAGGAAAATCTCACACAGTTAGGAGGATTGCACAAATTCATGAATTGGGACCAAGCATTACTCACTGACTCTGGAGGCTTCCAAATGGTGTCTCTCCTAAAGCTGGCAGAGATCACAGAAGAGGGAGTGAAATTCCGCTCCCCTTATGATG GCTCTGAGTGTTTGTTGACGCCCGAGGAGAGCATAGCCATCCAGAATGCCATTGGTGCTGACATCATGATGCAGTTGGATGATGTGGTCAATGTGGTGGAGAAAGACTACAAGCGCTTTGAAGTTGCCACTCACAG AACAACCCGTTGGCTGGACCGCTGCATAGCTGCTAACAAGAATCGCACCACCCAAAACTTGTTTCCCATTGTTCAGGGAGGACTTTTCCCAGACTTAAGAGAGATCTCCCTGCAGCAGCTCATTGCCAGGGATGCCCCAGGATATGCCATTGGAGGTCTCAG tggtggtgaggataaGGACAAGTTCTGGCCAGTGGTGTTGCAATGCACGGAGCAGCTGCCGCACCACAAGCCCCGTTACTGCATGGGTGTGGGTATGGCCGTGGACTTGGTGGTGTGCTGTGCCCTTGGAGTGGACATGTTTGATTGTGTCTTCCCAACCAGAACTGCT AGATTTGGGTGTGCTCTGGTTGACTATGGCCAAATCAATCTCAAGAACAAAGAGTTCTCAGGTGACCTGAGACCCATAGATGAAGCCTGTGACTGTTCAACCTGCAAGTCTTACAGCCGGGCTTATATCAACACCATAGTAACCAGGGAACCTGTGGCTTGTCACTTACTGTCAGTGCACAATATTGCATACCag ATGAGACTGATGCGGCAGATTCGAGAGAGCATCAAGAATGGCCAGTTTGAGGAGTTTGTGAGGGAATTTGTAGAGAAGTACTACAAGGGACAAGAGTGTCCAAAGTGGGTTACTGATGCCTTGGCTGCTGTCAACATCCACCTTCAccacaaaaa GATCTGCAGAAAAAATCCAAAAGATGAGACCAACACATCAGATGAGGTTTggaatgatgaggatgatgaaccTATGGAcgagagaagacaaggaatgGCAACAAGAGTAGAGGGAGTGACTGGTCTTCAGTCTGGCTTTGAGCATCTAAATTTGACAGGTTACCGAGAAGCTATATTAGGAGACTTTGAACAGTCAGAAGAGCTTGGCAGATGCAATGGATTTCAGTCAGGGTTTGTTGCTGATCCTAAAATTAATCCCAGCCTGGCACTGGCACGCATGGAGGGTCAACTTATGGCACTCTCTCATAAAACAAgccagagagaggaagaggctcAG GCAGCAGAAATGGAGCAGGTGTTAAAGcaggtgaagactctggcagaTCTTTGCTACAGCACTCCCTTAACTCCAGTAAAGCAGCCATCAGCATTATCTCCCCACCAGCAGCCATGCCAAGGCAAGGTTGATAGTAACACTCTCAGGAAACTTCAAGACAGAATTGATCAACTTTACAGTGCTTGTGGCTGGACAGTCCCTGACTTGCCAtaa
- the LOC123520184 gene encoding queuine tRNA-ribosyltransferase catalytic subunit 1-like isoform X1, with translation MASLTTVGNSSPALSFRILAECGKSKARTSLMTLPHQTVELPAFMPVGTQGTMKGLLPQQVKDTGAGLILGNTYHLGTQPGKENLTQLGGLHKFMNWDQALLTDSGGFQMVSLLKLAEITEEGVKFRSPYDGSECLLTPEESIAIQNAIGADIMMQLDDVVNVVEKDYKRFEVATHRTTRWLDRCIAANKNRTTQNLFPIVQGGLFPDLREISLQQLIARDAPGYAIGGLSGGEDKDKFWPVVLQCTEQLPHHKPRYCMGVGMAVDLVVCCALGVDMFDCVFPTRTARFGCALVDYGQINLKNKEFSGDLRPIDEACDCSTCKSYSRAYINTIVTREPVACHLLSVHNIAYQMRLMRQIRESIKNGQFEEFVREFVEKYYKGQECPKWVTDALAAVNIHLHHKKICRKNPKDETNTSDEVWNDEDDEPMDERRQGMATRVEGVTGLQSGFEHLNLTGYREAILGDFEQSEELGRCNGFQSGFVADPKINPSLALARMEGQLMALSHKTSQREEEAQAAEMEQVLKQVKTLADLCYSTPLTPVKQPSALSPHQQPCQGKVDSNTLRKLQDRIDQLYSACGWTVPDLP, from the exons ATGGCGTCCTTGACCACAGTGGGAAACTCCAGCCCTGCACTGAGTTTCAGGATCCTGGCCGAATGTGGCAAGAGCAAGGCACGGACCAGCCTGATGACACTGCCACACCAAACTGTGGAGCTTCCAGCCTTCATGCCTGTTGGAACACAG GGTACCATGAAAGGACTTCTCCCCCAGCAAGTGAAGGATACAGGAGCTGGCCTTATTCTTGGCAACACTTATCACCTGGGAACCCAACCA GGCAAGGAAAATCTCACACAGTTAGGAGGATTGCACAAATTCATGAATTGGGACCAAGCATTACTCACTGACTCTGGAGGCTTCCAAATGGTGTCTCTCCTAAAGCTGGCAGAGATCACAGAAGAGGGAGTGAAATTCCGCTCCCCTTATGATG GCTCTGAGTGTTTGTTGACGCCCGAGGAGAGCATAGCCATCCAGAATGCCATTGGTGCTGACATCATGATGCAGTTGGATGATGTGGTCAATGTGGTGGAGAAAGACTACAAGCGCTTTGAAGTTGCCACTCACAG AACAACCCGTTGGCTGGACCGCTGCATAGCTGCTAACAAGAATCGCACCACCCAAAACTTGTTTCCCATTGTTCAGGGAGGACTTTTCCCAGACTTAAGAGAGATCTCCCTGCAGCAGCTCATTGCCAGGGATGCCCCAGGATATGCCATTGGAGGTCTCAG tggtggtgaggataaGGACAAGTTCTGGCCAGTGGTGTTGCAATGCACGGAGCAGCTGCCGCACCACAAGCCCCGTTACTGCATGGGTGTGGGTATGGCCGTGGACTTGGTGGTGTGCTGTGCCCTTGGAGTGGACATGTTTGATTGTGTCTTCCCAACCAGAACTGCT AGATTTGGGTGTGCTCTGGTTGACTATGGCCAAATCAATCTCAAGAACAAAGAGTTCTCAGGTGACCTGAGACCCATAGATGAAGCCTGTGACTGTTCAACCTGCAAGTCTTACAGCCGGGCTTATATCAACACCATAGTAACCAGGGAACCTGTGGCTTGTCACTTACTGTCAGTGCACAATATTGCATACCag ATGAGACTGATGCGGCAGATTCGAGAGAGCATCAAGAATGGCCAGTTTGAGGAGTTTGTGAGGGAATTTGTAGAGAAGTACTACAAGGGACAAGAGTGTCCAAAGTGGGTTACTGATGCCTTGGCTGCTGTCAACATCCACCTTCAccacaaaaa GATCTGCAGAAAAAATCCAAAAGATGAGACCAACACATCAGATGAGGTTTggaatgatgaggatgatgaaccTATGGAcgagagaagacaaggaatgGCAACAAGAGTAGAGGGAGTGACTGGTCTTCAGTCTGGCTTTGAGCATCTAAATTTGACAGGTTACCGAGAAGCTATATTAGGAGACTTTGAACAGTCAGAAGAGCTTGGCAGATGCAATGGATTTCAGTCAGGGTTTGTTGCTGATCCTAAAATTAATCCCAGCCTGGCACTGGCACGCATGGAGGGTCAACTTATGGCACTCTCTCATAAAACAAgccagagagaggaagaggctcAG GCAGCAGAAATGGAGCAGGTGTTAAAGcaggtgaagactctggcagaTCTTTGCTACAGCACTCCCTTAACTCCAGTAAAGCAGCCATCAGCATTATCTCCCCACCAGCAGCCATGCCAAGGCAAGGTTGATAGTAACACTCTCAGGAAACTTCAAGACAGAATTGATCAACTTTACAGTGCTTGTGGCTGGACAGTCCCTGACTTGCCAtaa